Proteins encoded in a region of the Stieleria neptunia genome:
- a CDS encoding CBS domain-containing protein: MISESTRGLRVADVMSGRVKSVTAETPTGKVLEIMEDNHVHALPVVEHDQCVGIVTATDLVRLIRETNAALRSGYPHYEDCLWAVDLAHRKLDQQPVREIMSVSVEKVSPQTSLCDAAKRLSSCARHHLVVEEDGKLVGFLSSWDVAAAFC; the protein is encoded by the coding sequence ATGATTTCAGAATCCACACGCGGATTGCGCGTGGCCGACGTGATGTCGGGTCGAGTGAAGTCGGTGACGGCGGAGACGCCGACCGGCAAGGTGCTGGAGATCATGGAGGACAATCATGTGCACGCCTTGCCGGTCGTCGAACACGACCAGTGTGTGGGGATCGTCACGGCGACCGACTTGGTGCGGCTGATTCGCGAGACCAACGCGGCGCTGCGGAGCGGTTACCCGCACTATGAAGATTGCTTGTGGGCGGTTGATTTGGCCCATCGAAAGTTGGATCAACAACCGGTCCGCGAGATCATGAGTGTTTCGGTGGAGAAGGTTTCGCCACAGACGTCACTGTGCGACGCGGCCAAACGTCTTTCCAGCTGTGCCCGTCATCATCTGGTCGTCGAAGAGGACGGTAAACTGGTCGGATTTCTCTCGTCCTGGGACGTCGCCGCGGCGTTCTGTTAG
- a CDS encoding hemerythrin domain-containing protein, producing MGTKRTSELCQLFEDWKAEDRKLAGCVDEIRDWMSEVNQLGVPHFGETASRLQPLRECLLQHFDREDEMLAKLETMYPDASPEVSAFKRQTAADHRLLLTRLDELHVRLKQVDPPFKTWTDAMDEVDVFFETMDQHERSEADRVGMLMPGQCDADDGLIG from the coding sequence ATGGGCACCAAAAGGACCTCTGAGCTCTGCCAGCTGTTCGAGGATTGGAAGGCGGAAGACCGCAAGCTTGCCGGGTGTGTGGATGAAATCCGTGACTGGATGTCGGAAGTCAATCAATTGGGGGTTCCCCATTTCGGCGAGACCGCGTCGCGGTTGCAGCCGTTGCGAGAGTGCTTGTTGCAGCATTTTGACCGCGAAGACGAGATGTTGGCGAAGCTGGAGACGATGTATCCCGATGCGTCGCCGGAAGTCAGTGCGTTCAAGCGACAGACGGCTGCGGATCACCGGTTGCTGCTGACCCGGTTGGACGAATTGCACGTCCGACTCAAGCAGGTCGATCCTCCGTTCAAGACATGGACCGACGCGATGGATGAAGTCGATGTCTTTTTTGAAACGATGGACCAGCACGAACGCAGCGAAGCCGATCGTGTGGGTATGTTGATGCCGGGGCAGTGTGACGCAGACGATGGTTTAATCGGCTGA
- a CDS encoding AsmA-like C-terminal region-containing protein, with protein sequence MAIEYPEMMIRNETTMPPVLIAALLIAAILIGATTASPLQAQQAAPAQPAPAQPAPAQPAPAQPAATPPVQSPYRYWTTNWSLQDIAVGDLAKKLRTIGLGLPIQVDGLATVEFEVGVPLNALRTGKAYRLEGSLSIRDLVADQMRFDVFRAEVTYADGRLDLETLRAVEQLDGGGNAVPTAGSIVGSASAELLPRGSFSADVKTANLRIGPVATLFSRLGFDAADGVPQGSVTANVSVRGQVDQLNQPEQLTVEGDFAAKDVRRGPSIGFNLAAKTFSWKQRELLLPHLRIESADRPDFFVSADAKLRFDDSTQFESNLSANDMPLDQLFGLVLADAESIVMGKLDAKGKMVGEIGPAGTLNALDVELSIASPALAVGGVQLGLLEHDIRLTRDHLSLAPRTASRPPTDTPPQAELQSDLIIESLETDFDATDRFARFSNLSGNLFGGTVRGSGQFARNTQLDHSLDLQWDHINPEFTLPIGSLPRRPKLSLQTSGDVQWTVPAAKVLQPTDHRGNLTINLNALKIGEETVGQCDVHLQVQPDALDLSVDGTLLGGTVSIRSAAALETTTRWDQIPGRLRFSEFEFKTLSLRRILDLAMSSQPRFGGRVSLAVTPINLTVDSPSADVALRLDGLTADGVLIARTLRIDADLSNRSVQIKSARGTYAGGQLEVDGQWSLGNGTKLLTARLTRADGSRLLLPIHRQAGDWVGGRVSGRASLAGRGEGIFDSVRISGSANVEKGTTFGIPVGDAYSPLEVTVSVSPLVWRASFPMIRSTLAGGRVTGNMAFRSPGAGQGGTHLRSDWRINHVDFESLLDTYVGTSTIGRGDLTGDFRLEGRNIKDARDLEGQFRMQLGGTDATAVPGLSSAGSLLGATSLVGVRFEQGEAIGRIRNGNMLLESVAMTSDRVNVTATGKVGLLNRRLDIDTVISTGNFQGQNFLLQKLGTQTLTDIVPIGSVNRLLSDRTIVIQMVGPTRDPVIRLMTGETLRANVRRFALQEAFGLVIADSVLFD encoded by the coding sequence ATGGCGATTGAGTATCCCGAAATGATGATCCGCAACGAAACCACCATGCCCCCTGTTCTGATCGCTGCGCTTCTGATCGCTGCCATCCTGATCGGTGCGACCACGGCGTCGCCCCTTCAGGCCCAACAGGCTGCGCCCGCCCAGCCAGCGCCTGCCCAGCCGGCGCCCGCCCAACCGGCGCCTGCCCAGCCTGCTGCGACCCCGCCGGTTCAAAGCCCCTATCGCTACTGGACCACCAACTGGTCGCTCCAAGACATCGCCGTCGGCGACTTGGCCAAGAAGCTGCGGACGATCGGCCTGGGGCTGCCGATCCAAGTCGACGGTCTGGCGACGGTGGAATTCGAAGTCGGCGTTCCGCTCAATGCCCTCCGCACGGGCAAGGCCTATCGTCTGGAAGGATCGCTTTCGATCCGCGACCTGGTCGCCGACCAGATGCGTTTTGACGTGTTTCGCGCCGAGGTGACGTATGCCGATGGCCGCTTGGATCTGGAGACGTTGCGGGCGGTCGAACAACTCGATGGCGGCGGCAACGCGGTGCCCACCGCCGGTTCGATTGTCGGTTCCGCTTCGGCCGAGTTGTTGCCGCGGGGCAGTTTCAGCGCCGATGTCAAAACCGCCAACCTCCGCATCGGCCCGGTCGCCACGTTGTTTTCCCGTTTGGGGTTTGACGCGGCCGACGGTGTTCCCCAAGGCTCGGTCACGGCAAACGTTTCGGTGCGGGGGCAAGTCGACCAGCTCAATCAGCCGGAACAGTTGACGGTCGAAGGCGATTTCGCGGCCAAAGACGTGCGCCGCGGCCCGTCGATCGGATTCAATCTGGCTGCCAAAACATTCAGTTGGAAACAACGCGAACTCTTGCTGCCCCATTTGCGAATCGAATCAGCCGATCGCCCGGACTTTTTCGTCAGCGCCGATGCCAAGCTCCGTTTCGATGACTCCACGCAATTCGAATCGAATCTCTCGGCCAACGACATGCCCTTGGATCAACTGTTCGGTCTGGTCCTTGCCGACGCCGAATCGATCGTCATGGGCAAACTCGATGCGAAAGGCAAGATGGTCGGTGAGATCGGTCCGGCGGGGACCCTCAACGCCCTGGACGTCGAGCTGAGCATTGCGTCACCCGCGTTGGCGGTCGGCGGCGTGCAGCTCGGATTGCTGGAACACGACATCCGTCTGACCCGCGATCACCTTTCCCTGGCTCCGCGCACTGCATCTCGTCCCCCGACCGACACGCCACCGCAAGCCGAGCTGCAATCCGATCTGATCATTGAGTCGCTGGAGACCGATTTTGACGCGACCGACCGGTTTGCCCGATTCAGCAACCTGTCCGGAAACCTGTTCGGCGGCACGGTCCGCGGCTCGGGACAATTCGCCCGCAACACACAACTCGACCATTCGCTGGATCTGCAATGGGATCACATCAATCCCGAATTCACTCTTCCGATTGGATCGTTGCCACGCCGCCCCAAACTGTCGTTGCAAACGTCCGGCGACGTCCAGTGGACCGTCCCGGCCGCCAAAGTCCTGCAACCGACTGACCACCGCGGCAATCTGACGATCAACCTCAACGCGCTGAAAATCGGCGAGGAAACGGTCGGCCAGTGCGACGTCCATCTGCAAGTGCAACCCGACGCGTTGGATTTGTCCGTGGATGGAACCCTGCTGGGCGGGACCGTCAGCATCCGGTCCGCCGCGGCGTTGGAGACGACGACCCGTTGGGACCAGATCCCTGGCAGATTGCGGTTCAGCGAATTCGAATTCAAAACGCTTTCGCTGCGACGGATCCTGGACCTGGCCATGTCCAGCCAGCCCCGGTTTGGCGGACGCGTGAGCTTGGCGGTCACACCGATCAACCTGACCGTCGATTCCCCGTCGGCCGACGTCGCGTTGCGGTTGGACGGCTTGACCGCAGACGGCGTCTTGATCGCCCGCACATTACGAATCGATGCCGATCTCTCCAACCGATCTGTGCAGATCAAATCGGCTCGCGGCACCTACGCCGGCGGCCAGTTGGAAGTCGACGGCCAATGGTCGCTGGGCAACGGCACGAAGTTATTGACCGCCCGGCTGACCCGAGCCGACGGCAGCCGATTGCTGTTGCCGATTCACCGCCAAGCGGGCGACTGGGTCGGCGGTCGGGTTTCCGGTCGCGCCTCGCTGGCCGGACGCGGAGAGGGGATTTTCGATTCCGTGCGGATCTCCGGTTCGGCGAACGTCGAGAAAGGTACCACGTTCGGGATTCCCGTCGGTGACGCCTACAGCCCATTGGAAGTGACCGTCTCGGTTTCTCCCTTGGTCTGGCGGGCAAGCTTTCCGATGATTCGTTCCACCTTGGCCGGTGGGCGGGTGACCGGCAACATGGCTTTCCGTTCCCCCGGAGCGGGACAGGGGGGAACGCACCTTCGCAGCGATTGGCGTATCAACCACGTCGATTTTGAATCGTTGCTCGACACCTACGTGGGGACCAGCACGATCGGCCGCGGTGATTTGACCGGCGACTTCCGCCTCGAGGGCCGCAACATCAAAGACGCCAGGGACTTGGAAGGCCAGTTCCGCATGCAACTCGGCGGAACCGACGCGACCGCCGTGCCCGGCCTGTCCTCGGCCGGCTCGCTGCTGGGGGCGACCTCATTGGTCGGCGTGCGATTTGAACAAGGCGAAGCGATCGGTCGGATCCGGAACGGAAACATGTTGCTCGAGTCGGTCGCCATGACGTCCGATCGTGTCAACGTGACGGCCACCGGCAAGGTCGGCTTGCTCAACCGACGACTGGACATCGACACCGTGATCTCCACGGGGAATTTCCAGGGTCAAAACTTCTTGCTGCAGAAACTCGGCACGCAAACGCTGACCGACATCGTGCCGATCGGATCGGTCAACCGTCTGTTGAGCGATCGAACGATCGTGATTCAGATGGTCGGCCCGACGCGAGACCCGGTGATCCGGCTGATGACCGGCGAAACGCTGCGAGCCAATGTGCGCCGCTTCGCCCTTCAAGAAGCTTTCGGGCTGGTCATCGCGGACTCCGTGCTGTTCGACTAG